In Deinococcus irradiatisoli, the genomic stretch CCAGCCGAGCAGAACGTTCTCCGGGCTGTCCATCCAGACGGCGGCGTACCAGACCTTGCTGCTGGTCAGCGAGAACTCTTCGTAATTGCTGTTCTTGTCGATGGCGCCGGCCTCGAGTTCCTTGAATGTGAAGGTCGAGGGAATTCTCGCCACCAGGGCTTCGGCCAGCGAGTCGACGTTGCCGCCGTCCCAGACCAGCAACTCGTGGTACTGGCACTTGCCGTTCATGCCCTGGGCCACGTCTTCCAGCAAGGAAACCATCTCGTCCGGGAAATCGTCGTCGGTGAGTTCGAGGGCGCCCTTGGGCAGCTGAAAGCCCGTCAGGTTGGACTCGGTGACGTAATCTGTCGCCAGCGCCGAAGACATCCATCCGAGCGTTCCCATGACCAGCAAGAAACCTAAAGTTTTCTTCATACCCTTCTATTCTGTTCTAACGTTCCTTACGGCACAAGAGGCGCGGTAGGGGGTGGCAGAGGGGGCATGAGTAAAGGGACTACGGCGTAGGCCAAGGTGGCCGACTTCGCGGCCCGGCCTCGGTAAAAAGGACGATCGGGCCCAGGCAAAAGAAAGACCCCGTCTGAAACGGGGTGGGTTTGGTGCACCCTGCAGGATTCGAACCTGCGACCGACCGCTTAGAAGGCGGTTGCTCTATCCAGCTGAGCTAAGGGTGCATATGGGTTGGATGCCGACTGGGACGGGGTTTGCCTTGCGGCACTCTAGCGTATCGGGGCCAGGATTTGAAGTCGTGGGCCATTTGGGCGCCATTTGCTCAAACCTCGATCTCGATGGCCGCCTGATGTTCCGGCCACAGGTGAAGATACACACGCTGCGTCACCACCGGGTCGGCGTGACCAACATACACGGAAATCGCCTGGATGGGTACGCCCTGGTGTGCGGCGATGCTGACGAAGGTGTGCCGCAGCGCATGAAACGAGTGGTCGGGCAAGCCGGCTTGACGCAGCAGGCGCTTGAGGAGCCGGTTGGCGTTGTTGGGGTGCTGCATCTGCCCCGTGCGGGTGGTGAAGACGTACTCGGCATCCACCGTACCGTGCTTGACCTGAAGCGCACGGACACGATCCAGCATTTCCAAGGCCGAGGCGCTCAGGGTGATGGGCCGGCGCGACTTCTTGGTCTTCGGGCTGGTGAGCGAGCGGCTCTTGGTGCCGTGGGTGGCCAAGGCCTCGACGACCCTGAGTTTGCGCTCTTCAAGGTCCACGTTTTCCCAGCGCAACCCGAAGACCTCGCCACGGCGCATCCCGGTTCGCAGGGCAAACACGATGGCGTACGACAGCATCGAGCCCTCGCTCAGCGCGGCCTCCACCAGGCGTTTGGCCTCTTCCGGGGTCCAGGCGTTGACGCCTTCGTCTTCATCGGTCCTGTTGGCGGCCCGCTTGGGCACCTTCACTTCCCGCACGGGATTGGCGGCCAGGTAACTGCGCCGCACCGCGAAAGCGAAGGCCTGGCTCAGCAGGTTGTGGATTTGCTGGCGGCCACGCTCCAGCTTCGTTTCCTCAACGAGCGTCCGGTAATACCCGTCGAGCAACGTGGGGGTGAGCCTGGCCAGGGTCCAGTTGCCGATGTGCGGGGCGACGTGCAGCCGGATCAGGTCCGCCTGGATGCTGAGGGTCCTGTGGCTCACGCCGGCATGCTTCCGGTCCTGCTCCATCCACTCGCTCAGCAAAGCGTTGATGGTCATCCGGGGGCCGTCTTGCCCCGCCGCGCCCTTCTCGGCAGCCGCCTTGGCTTCGTGCATGGCTTTGCGCGCCGACTGAATGCCGCGCCCCTGGTAGGTGCCTTTCAGCCGGTGGCGTTCACCGGTCGGCAACTGGACCCGAATCTCGTAACGGTACACCGATTCACCGTTGGGCAGTTTGCGGGCTTCGGTGATGGACCCTTCGCCGTTGCCGCGCCGACCTTGCGCCTGTTTGACTTTCGCCTTGGTCATCTTGATCGCTCCTCCAGGCCTTTCAGATTTCCCGGAGGTCTATCGTCCTGGATAGGCTGGCGTTTCTTTTAAAGAAAAAGAGAACAATCTGTGACAGTGAAGGCATGACTGACGAACAGCACGGTGAACTGGCACAACTGATGATGGACCTCTTCCCAGCGGGCACTGAGCGGTACTTGCGGCTGTACCCGACGCCGCCTGAACAGCTGAAAGATATGCGCGAAATTAAACGTCGTGCCCGCGTCGAAGATTACGAGCGGCACCTCGACGTGCGCTCGTTTGCTGGCCCCGGAGGCCTTGGCTTGATACCTGGCATTCAGTCGGGCACCACCTGGCGCACGCCCTGGGCGGTGATGGACTTTGATGCCTCGACGCCGCCAGCATTGGCCAACTTCTTCTCAGTGCTCATCGAGCACAGTCTCCAGTTCACCTTCTCCTACGGCACGACCGGACGGGGAGCGCATGTCTGGTTTTTTCTGGATCAAGCGGTGACGCTGAAGCAGGCTCATAGGGCTTTGGCTTTCCTCAGGCAGGTGGCGGAACTACAAGGCTACGAGCGGCCTGAAGTGCGGCCCTCTGGCCTTTCAGAAAGCGGCATGGGCATCTTGCTGCCTTACCGGGGCGCGGCTGACGACGGTTTGGGGGCCAATCCGCTATGGAGCCCGATTGATGGAGTGCAGATTGGTCTGCGGGAACTCGCCGAGGTGCCGAAGCAGAAGGCCTCGTCCTTCGTAAAGCTCGGTGCTCTGAAAAGTCCGCAGCGGTTCGCGGCTGGCTTGGTGCCGAAAGAGCGTCCCAGGTTGACGTCGCGGATGCCCAGCGTGCTGGATGACCCTACGTTTCGCTGGCAGGCTGAATTGACGCGCTTGAAGGCGTTGTGGAAACAAGGTCGGCGACATCACCTCACCGTGGCGGTGACCGCTTACGGGGTGAGTCTGGGCCTTGACCATGACACTATTCGAAACGATGTCATGGATTTGATCCAGCATACCCAGGACGAGGAGGTCCAGGGCCGTGAGAAAGTCATCGAACGCGGCCTGGGGCGCTCCGCCGAGGGCAAAGCGCTCAATGACGCTGAATTTTACGGATTCGCGGGGGTGGACACAGCCCGCACCGCTGAGCTCACCGAAGCGAGGTTGAGGCTGGAAGTAGGTCTGGATATCCTGATGACCCAACCGTGGCCTGGCAAATCGGGAAAAACGGACCGCAGCTTGTACAAGACGTTGTTGCTTGCGGCTTGGGAATATGGCTACCCGCACCCGAGCGGCGTTGAACTCAGCATGGCCTGGTCGGAACTCGGGGACAGCGCCAATATCGCTTCCACGGATACCCTGAACAAGAGCCTGGTGCGGCTGGAAAAAGCGGGGTTGGTGAGCCGGGGTCGGTATTCGGTAGAAGGCAATTCGGGAACCTTTGTTTTGCTGGTGACGAAACGGAGTATTCTTTTAAGGGGGCCTGATGCAGGTGAGTCCTTCGGATTGTCACCGGCACTCAGAAATGGTGGGGGAGCGCTGGGCAAGACCCGTGAGCAGATTCTGGACCTTCTGGTCTGGCATGGTCCGCAGTCGAGAGAGGAGTTGGCTTCCAGCATGGCCACCCGCTGGCAAGACCTCAAGATGCCGCTGAGCTCACTGCTTTACACCGGGCTGATTCATGAAGTTGGAACGGGACGGACGGGATTCCTCTCGGTCGCCGAAAACTGGCGCTCGCTTCTCGATGAGCGTCAACGTTCGGACGGCAGCGAGTGGCGCCAGGAAGGACAGAGAGCGTTGGCGCAGAAAAAGACGGCGGGCTTCAGGAAGCGGCTGATTGCCCTGCAACTGGCGAAGTCTCAGCCGACCGCCGCCACCGATTCTTCGCTGACCGAGTCACCCAGCTCGTCGGACACCTGACGGAACTCCTCCAGCGCCGCTTCCAGGCTCTCGACGATCTCGGCGGCCAGCAGGTGCGGCGCAGGCAAGTCGCTGCCTTCTTCCAGCGTGTCGTCTTTGAGCCAGAAGATATCGAGGTTGACCTTGTCGCGGGCCAGCACCTCGTCGAGCGTGAAAACTTTGAAGCGTTCACTCTCCTGCCGCTGGTCGCGGTCGTCGGCGTGGTAAGCCGCCACGAAGTCGCGCAGATCGGTAGCCTTCATCTGTCGCGTTTTGAGGGTGAAGTGCAGGTTGGTGCGCAGGTCGTAGACCCATACCCGACTCGTCTTGAAGACCTCGCCGCTGGCGTGGCGGTCGAAGAACAATACGTTGGCCTTGACGCCCTGGGCGTAGAAGATGCCGGTCGGCAGGCGCAGGATGGTATGCAGGTCGCAGTCGTGCAGCAAGCGGCGGCGGATCGTCTCACCCGCACCCGCCTCGAAGAGGACATTGTCCGGCACCACCACGGCGGCGCGGCCCCCCACCTTGAGCAGGCTGAGGATGTGCTGGAGGAAGTTGAGCTGCTTGTTGCCGGTCTTGGCGGTGAAGTCGGTGCGGGCGTAGCTCTGCTGCTGGCGCACCGCGTTGCCCTCGGGGTCCAGCTCGACCAGGGTGCCCTTGACGCCGAACGGCGGGTTGGCCAGCACGATGTCCACGCTCTTGGCCGGCTGCTGCGCCAGGCTGTCGGCCCGCTCGACTGGGGTGGTCGTGCCGCCGATGCCGTGAAGGAACATGTTCATGGCGGCCAGGCGCACCACGCCGTCCACGATGTCGGTGCCGTGGAAGGTCCGCTCCTTGAGGTCGCGGCGCTCCTCCTGATCGAGGTTGTAGTGCTTGACCAGGTAGTCGCGGGCGCTGAGGAGAAACCCGCCCGTGCCGCAGGCGGGGTCGGCAATGGTCTCGCCGGGTGTGGGCTTGATGACCTCGACCATCGCGTCGATCAGCGGGCGCGGCGTGAAGTACTGCCCGGCGCCGCCCTTGACGTCCTCGGCGTTCTTTTGCAGCAGGCCCTCGTAGATTTCGCCCTTGACGTCGAAGCCCAGCCCCGACCACTGCTGCTGATCGATCAGGCTGACCACCCGCTTGAGGTTGACCGGGTCGTTGATCTTGTTCTGGGACTTACGGAAGATGACCCCCAGCAGGCCTTCCTCCTTGGCCAGTTCTTCCAGGGTATGGCGGTACTGGGTTTCGAGCGCTGCCCCGGTCAGGCCGGAGAGCTTGTCCCAGCGGTAGGCTTCTGGCACCTGCGGCGCGTCGGGCTGGCCCTGCATCTCGTCGGCCATCTTGAGGAACAGCAGGAACGTGATCTGCTCCAGATAATCGCCGTACCCCACCCCATCGTTTCTCAGGACGTGGGCGAGGTTCCAGACGCGGGCGACAAGCTGGGCGGGGCTGGGGGCAGTCATGCCGAGATGATAGCCAATGCGCCTGGCGGATCGTTGAGCGAACGATGGCCGTCGTCGCAGCGTTGCTGCCCTACCTGTACGAGTGCGGCGAAGTGGTCGAGGTTCTCGTTGACTGCCGGTCGCTGCCGGTTGAGGGCAGGGTCGGTAATCAATCGTTTTGAGTAAAGATCATTCAGAACTTCAGCAGCGCAGGATGAGGCTGCAGGCGAGCTGAGCACAGGCCAGGATGTGCTGTCCCTTGTCCTCCGCTAGGCTCGGTGCGTGACCCTACCGATCTTGCCCATCCTCCAGGCGCTGTTTCCCGGTCAGACGGTGGTGGCGCGGCGTGCGCCTGGAGCCTCCTCTACACCCACCTGGCGCGTCGGGTTGGACGAAGGGGAAGTCGCGGTCAAGCTGTATCGCGATCAAGGGCCAGCAGAAGGACAGGCCGCGCTGCTGGGTGTCCTGCGCGCTCAGGGCGTGCTGGTGCCGCGCACCCAGTGGCGGCGGACGGGCGACACGTTTGCCCTGATCACCGATTGGGTGCCAGGCGAGACGCTGGCCTCGGCGCTCGAACATCATCCTGAACAGGCGGGGCTGCTTGGTCTGGCCCTGGGGAAGGCGCATGCCACCTTGCATGGGGTCGCGCTCCAGCAGAAGGCGCTGGACTGGATACCCAAGTTGGCCGCGATGACCGGCTTGGCCGGCACACAGGTCCTCCACCTGGATTACCACCCGCTCAACGTGTTGATCGAGTCCGGCGAGGTCACGGCCATCCTCGACTGGGAGAACGTCCGGCTGGGCGATGCCCGCGCCGATGTGGCCCGCACGCTGAGCATCCTGAGCGTCGATCCTGCCGTGCTGGCTTTGCCGGCCGGAATGCACGCGCCTCTGCGGGCGTTCCGGCGCGGGTATCTCAAGGGCTACGCGGGAGTGGGCGGGAGCGTCTCGACCCTGGCCCCGGCGCTGGCTTGGGCGGGTCAGTTCCTGCTGGATGACTTGGCCAGCCGGTATTCACCAGACGCCCTGGCCACAGCACGGCGCTGGACCGCCTCCTGGCATTGGCGCGCACGGGCGCGGCGTTAACGACCACCACTGACCTGAATCCTCAACCCCCACTGACGGAGACGCATGTGGCGTTCGCATCGTTGGGCAACTTCTCGCACAGCGCCTCAAGGCGCAGCATGTTGGCCTGTGTTACGCTCGCCTGCCTCATCCTTGCGCCACCGTCTGGATGATTTCTGGGGGCTGGAGGTGCTCAGTATGCACTTGGTTCTGGTCCCGTCGTGGTCCTGATTGAACTGCCTCGTTTGGGGGGCCCGATCGAGATTTGGGGCATCGAGGATGTCGAAGATTGAGGCAGCGCGGTAGACCCAGTTGCGCTGCTTTCTGATGATCTCGGCCGGACTGCCCTCGTTATTCTACTTTCGACCCTGAACCGCTAATAAGGCCGATCCTTATTCCACTTCACGCGAACAACGCCGATCGCTCTTTCAAGTTTCGGCCACCGACACTAACAAGGTGTCTTGGTTAGCCGCGCCCTTCGGTTTCCTGCCGCGCTTGCCCCCCGCTCGAATCGCCGCCGCACCCGCTGCGATCTTCTCGGCCTTGATGCGTTCCAGCAGGACGCTGGCCGGCTCGTCGTTGGGGTCTTGCGGCACCAGCCGGCCGGAGAAGGCGCAGTGCAGGATGCTCTGGCGGGTGCTCTCGGCACGCTTAAGCTCGGCGGCGACGGTGGCCTGCATGTTGTCGAGGATGGACAGGCGGCGCTCAACTTCGGCAATTATGTAGGACTGTTCAGAAAAGGAAGGAAGCGTAATGGGTTGAAGAGTAATAGCATCTGTAGAGATTCGTTGATGACCTGCTGTTGATTTTGCAACTTTCCTGATATAATTGCGTGCTAGAGACGATCCGAAGAATATTTCAATATATGAGGCAGATTGGTTAAAGACAGTCTTGCCACAAAATATCCTATCTGGGTAATAGAAGCCCTCTTTAAGGTCTTTGACTCTGGCGCAGTTCCCAACATAGTCGAGGCTGCCATTTAACCTGGTGAACAGAAGATCCTCTCTAGGGGTCAAAAGTCTGGACTAGAGCTGAAAAGTCGGTTCCTGTACGGTGTTTTCAGCGATGAAGAACACCAGGAGCCGACCGCCTCAGGATAGCCTCTGTGCGCTCCTGACGGCCCATTTTCCGCTTGATCCTCGTCGCCTCACCGTTTTGGCGGCATTGATCCTTGCCATCATCGAAAAACGCACCGTCTGTCTGTTCCAATTGGTGGTGTGCATCCGTCTCGTCGGAACCGACGAGACCATCTACCAGCGCCTGAAACGCTTTGTCCAGTTTGACTGGGCGGACCAACAGCCGATGATGACCCGCTTCGTGCTGGGGTTTTTCCGTGATCAGGACGATCTGGTGCTCATCCTCGACCGCACGAATTGGAAGTGGGGTCAGCGCGATCTCAACCTCCTGATCCTCAGCGTGATGTGGAAGTCGTTCAGTTTTCCGCTGGCTTGGACGGTGCTGCCCCATGGGGGCAGCAGTTCATCGGCTGCTCGTATCGCCCTGTTGGAATCGGTCGCTGCGACGCTGCACGGCAAACGTCTTGCCCTGCTGGCAGATCGGGAGTTCATCGGCCAGGAGTGGTTTCTCGCGCTTCAACGCCTGGGGATCAAACCGACAATCCGGCTGCACGCCACTACACGCGTGAACGGGATCCCAGTCTGGGCCTGTTTCAAGAAGCTCCAGGCGGGTGAGCTGCGCCGATGGCACTGTGCGATGACGGTCTATGGTGTACAGATGCGGGTTCTTGCGTGCAAGAACCTCCACGGGGAGAGCCTGTATCTGGCGTACCACGGTTGGAGTACACAGGCCATTGACCGATATGCCTGGCGCTGGAACGCAGAACACATGCACCAGGCGCTCAAGCGACGCGGCTTCGATCTGGAGGCGACCCGACTCACCGATGGTGGCCGACTCAGCCTGCTGTTCGGCGTGGTGACCCTCGCCTTCATCTGGTGCTGCGTCAGTGGGGAGTTCGTGGCCACGAACTCCCCACCAAAGACCTTGAAACACGGCTACAGCGCCAAAAGCGTGTTTAGGCTGGGCCTCGATGCCCTTGGAGTCGTTCTTTCGAGGCGGCCTCGACACAAATATTCGTCCAGGCCGACATTCATCCAGCTACTCGCGACTTTTGACCCCTAGAGAGCAGAAGATCATTCTCTTGAAGTTTGTCGGATGGACTCGGCGATGAAATAAAACGTGCATTCGAATAATCTATTTGGCCTTGTCTTACGCTGCTTGATCTCAGAATTGGATACTCGCTCGGCATGTCCTGCGGAGGTTCGCCTGTACCGGTACGTATACCTGAAAGCAGCTGCTCAACGCTCGCCCACACCCACCCCTGCGGCAACTCAGGCAATCCTGTCACGTCCGGCCCCTTCGGCTCGACGTACTTGCCCTTTCTGCCGCTGGCCGCCCACTTCGCCCGCCGTTCTTCGAGGATGCGCTTCAGCAACTCGCCAGCGTCCTCCAACTCGCCCTGCTGCGCTTCTCGCCACCCCCGGCTCAGCTCGCCCGTCACGGCGGCGTGCAGCAGGCTGTGGCGGTAGCGCTTCAGGAGCACTTGCGTGCGCTTGAGCTCGGCCACGCCCGCGTCGAGCTTGCTGAACAGTTCCTCGATCTTGGCGACGATACGCTGCTGCTCGGGGAGAGGAGGGAGAGCAATGGGTTGCTCCTGAACGTCGGAATCTCGAACTGCCGGGTAACTTGTGCCTCGTTGAATGCGGCCTAAGGGTTCAAGAAACCCTCTAGACAGCACCAAGTAGAATAGGAATTTGCTAGTAGCTTCATCACCCGCACGCAGAATGCAGAAACCTGTAGATGCAATCGCTTGCTCAGGCGTTACCGGAACGAGCGCGATATTTTTCAGATAAGTTCTAACCGTTGAAAATACGATATCGCCGGGTTGGACAACTTGCTGTGCTCTTGAAGGGGCCTTGGACCACGTCAAGGTCTGTGGTTGCGTGATTACCTGTCGGGTGTTGTCAATACAGCCAATATCGATGTAGTTGATGATCCCTATGGGCCGACTTCTTTCGGTGATTGATGCTACGGGCAGAACAACACTGTCGATCGTCGTCCTCATCCACCCCGCCGGAAGTTGTTCCACCTCGGGCTTATGTTGCTCGTCCACTGCCGTCATCGGCTCATTCTGCCACTGAAGGCCGCCTGAGCAACGAATTGCTGAGGTGGCCGGGCCTTGGTAGTGCACCTACTTGGGCACTACTGTGCTCGGCACCGCTTAACCTTCCCACTCTTCTGGGATGGTGTTAGGGAGCTCAAACATGGGGGAGAAGTCCACGCCTTGGTACAACTCGACATCCGCTTCGACCTCGTCCAGGGTGTAAATCCTGTTCTGGGTGTACCACTCCGGTTTCTTCTGGTTCAGGATGTACGGCTTCAATGGGTTCGGGACTTGCTGCAACAGGACGACGGCGTCTTCGCCCAGCAACCGGTCGAGCTCCAGCGAACTGTCAACGTGACTTGCGGGAAAAAGAGGACGCCTGGTGTTGGCCGCCTTGGCCCAGCTGGAGAGGGGCACAAAGACGGGCGGGACAGGGAAGCGTCGAGCTGGGTCATGTTCGTCCCAATAGTTGTCGTCACCACAATAGCTGGACTCAATAAGCAAGCCAGTACAGCCGTTGAGGCTATACCGACGGATGAGTGCAGTGGTGTAACCGCACCCGGAGCCGTAGTAGAGATAATGGCACTGCACTGGGTCAATCTCTGCACAGCTATCTTCGAGCGATTCTCCTCGATGGGTTTGCACATCCTCGAATTGTTCCGGCCAGAAATGGAAGATGCCGCCTTCGATCCATGGGTAGTCGCCGCGACGTCCGGTGGCCTCCAGAAAAGCTTCGATGAGAGAGAAGTAAGGCAAGCCGTGAACAACGAGTTGAATGTCGGGGAAGCTCAGTTCCAAGTGGTCATCTTCTCCCCAGGCAGGGGGAAACATGTCATGAGGAAATTCACGCAGCTGGATTTCCCCCACAAGAATGTTGTCCATCGTGGACACCTCGTTGTTCAAGCACCCGAAGGCGCCGCAGTAGAAACGCGTTTGTGCCGCCGTTCTTCCTGCTAACAAGGTATGTTGGTTAGTTTTCTTTCGCTGAACGAACTCCTCTCAGGCCGCCAGCTCTAAGCTCAGTTCATCGAGAAGATGGCGCAGCTCCTCCTCGCCGAAGACGCTGCGGGCCCGCTTCAGGCCACCCAGCTCGTTGAACGGCAGATCGTAAAGGGCTTCCTCGTTGACGTCCAGATCGCTGGCGATCCGGTCGCGGATCAGTTGCAGCCAGCGCAGCTTTTCCGCGTCGAACACCCTGCCTTGGCCAGCTTGAGCGGCGAGCCAGCGGTCAAAGCGGGCGGCCACCGTCTGGTCGAAGGGCTCCAGCTCCTCGACCTGTCCCACGGCATACCGCACCAGCGCCACCAGATCAGTCAGGGCGCGCCGGGCCTGCTGCCCCTTGACCTTGCCGCCGTCCACCAGCGCGTAATCGTCGTAGAGCTTCTGCGCCGTCAAATGGGCATCCTGCTCCAGCGCCTTGCTGAGCGCCTTGATCTGCCGGAAGGTTAGCTTCTGTTTGCGGTATGGCTGGGCGTAGATGATGCTCAGGGCATCGATGTCGTCTTTGTGGGCCTCGATAAAGGCCTTGAAGGTCTCGATATGTCCGGCGGCCACCTGCTTGGCCAGCGCTTCGCCGCTCTCGCCGGGCGTATAGGTGCCGGGAAGCACCTCGTCGGTTGACACGATATCGATGATCACCTCGTTGTTCTGGGCGGTGTTCACGATCAGGTCGCGCAGGGCCGGATTGCCGAAGGGTTTGGCCGCCTCGTACCGCAGCGCTTCGGCGGCCTCTTCGAGCGTCGCTGCGGTGACCGGCTCTCCTGCCTGGGCGGCCCGTGCCTGCACCACGTCGGGATCGGTGGCGCTCAGCAACTGGCCGACCAGCGCGCCGATGGTCTGTCCCGCCTCCTGCTCGATCTCGTTGCGCTGCGCCGGGGTCAGGGTGTGGTTGAGCCGGGCCAGGCGCCCCGCCAGGCTGCTGAGGGCCGCTTCGTCCGCGCCGCCCAGACCGACCGCGTGCAGCAGCTTGTCGAGTGGAACGCTGCGCTGCTTTTCCAGAGGCCGGGCCTCGCTCTTGTCGCTTTCCGTCACGCCCACGGCGTCCACCAGCAGGAACGAGTCCTTGAAGGGGGCGTCGCTGGTGACTTTCTGAAGCTCGTCCTTGTCGATGACGCGGGTGCCGCGCCCTTTCATCTGATCGAAGTAGCTGCGGGACTTGACGTCGCGCATGAAGATCAGCACTTCCAGCGCTTTGATGTCGGTGCCGGTGGCGATCATGTCCACCGTGACCACCACGCGGGGGTTGAAGTCATTGCGGAATTGCTGGATCAGCGTCTCGGTTTTTTCGCCGGTCACGCCGTAGGTGATCTTCTTGCAGAAGTCGTTGCCCTTGCCGAATTCTTCGCGCACGATGCGCACGATGTCGTCGGCGTGGGCATCGTTCTTGGCGAAGATCAGCGTCTTGGGCACGTACTGGCGCGCCGGGAAGATGGTCGGCAGCACCCGGTTCTTAAATTCCCGCACCACCGTGCGTATCTGGTCGATGGCGACCACGCTGCGGTCGAGCTGCTGGGCGGCGTAGCCGAAATCGTCGCCGAGTTGCCGCAGCTCCTTCTTGCCGGTGCGCTTGTCTTTGTAGTCGAGGAACTCGCCGGCCGCGACCGTCGCGCCCTGCTCGCCGATGCGGGTGCGTAAGCGGTACACGCTAAAATTCACGTTGACGTTGTCGGCGACTGCCCGCTCGTGGCCGTACTCCATCACCAGGTTCTTGTTGAAAAAACCGATGGTGCGGGCGTCCGGCGTGGCGGTCAGGCCGGTCAGGAAGGCATCGAAG encodes the following:
- a CDS encoding tyrosine-type recombinase/integrase, which gives rise to MTKAKVKQAQGRRGNGEGSITEARKLPNGESVYRYEIRVQLPTGERHRLKGTYQGRGIQSARKAMHEAKAAAEKGAAGQDGPRMTINALLSEWMEQDRKHAGVSHRTLSIQADLIRLHVAPHIGNWTLARLTPTLLDGYYRTLVEETKLERGRQQIHNLLSQAFAFAVRRSYLAANPVREVKVPKRAANRTDEDEGVNAWTPEEAKRLVEAALSEGSMLSYAIVFALRTGMRRGEVFGLRWENVDLEERKLRVVEALATHGTKSRSLTSPKTKKSRRPITLSASALEMLDRVRALQVKHGTVDAEYVFTTRTGQMQHPNNANRLLKRLLRQAGLPDHSFHALRHTFVSIAAHQGVPIQAISVYVGHADPVVTQRVYLHLWPEHQAAIEIEV
- a CDS encoding HsdM family class I SAM-dependent methyltransferase encodes the protein MTAPSPAQLVARVWNLAHVLRNDGVGYGDYLEQITFLLFLKMADEMQGQPDAPQVPEAYRWDKLSGLTGAALETQYRHTLEELAKEEGLLGVIFRKSQNKINDPVNLKRVVSLIDQQQWSGLGFDVKGEIYEGLLQKNAEDVKGGAGQYFTPRPLIDAMVEVIKPTPGETIADPACGTGGFLLSARDYLVKHYNLDQEERRDLKERTFHGTDIVDGVVRLAAMNMFLHGIGGTTTPVERADSLAQQPAKSVDIVLANPPFGVKGTLVELDPEGNAVRQQQSYARTDFTAKTGNKQLNFLQHILSLLKVGGRAAVVVPDNVLFEAGAGETIRRRLLHDCDLHTILRLPTGIFYAQGVKANVLFFDRHASGEVFKTSRVWVYDLRTNLHFTLKTRQMKATDLRDFVAAYHADDRDQRQESERFKVFTLDEVLARDKVNLDIFWLKDDTLEEGSDLPAPHLLAAEIVESLEAALEEFRQVSDELGDSVSEESVAAVG
- a CDS encoding aminoglycoside phosphotransferase family protein; the protein is MTLPILPILQALFPGQTVVARRAPGASSTPTWRVGLDEGEVAVKLYRDQGPAEGQAALLGVLRAQGVLVPRTQWRRTGDTFALITDWVPGETLASALEHHPEQAGLLGLALGKAHATLHGVALQQKALDWIPKLAAMTGLAGTQVLHLDYHPLNVLIESGEVTAILDWENVRLGDARADVARTLSILSVDPAVLALPAGMHAPLRAFRRGYLKGYAGVGGSVSTLAPALAWAGQFLLDDLASRYSPDALATARRWTASWHWRARARR
- a CDS encoding IS4 family transposase, whose translation is MKNTRSRPPQDSLCALLTAHFPLDPRRLTVLAALILAIIEKRTVCLFQLVVCIRLVGTDETIYQRLKRFVQFDWADQQPMMTRFVLGFFRDQDDLVLILDRTNWKWGQRDLNLLILSVMWKSFSFPLAWTVLPHGGSSSSAARIALLESVAATLHGKRLALLADREFIGQEWFLALQRLGIKPTIRLHATTRVNGIPVWACFKKLQAGELRRWHCAMTVYGVQMRVLACKNLHGESLYLAYHGWSTQAIDRYAWRWNAEHMHQALKRRGFDLEATRLTDGGRLSLLFGVVTLAFIWCCVSGEFVATNSPPKTLKHGYSAKSVFRLGLDALGVVLSRRPRHKYSSRPTFIQLLATFDP
- a CDS encoding restriction endonuclease subunit S, translated to MTAVDEQHKPEVEQLPAGWMRTTIDSVVLPVASITERSRPIGIINYIDIGCIDNTRQVITQPQTLTWSKAPSRAQQVVQPGDIVFSTVRTYLKNIALVPVTPEQAIASTGFCILRAGDEATSKFLFYLVLSRGFLEPLGRIQRGTSYPAVRDSDVQEQPIALPPLPEQQRIVAKIEELFSKLDAGVAELKRTQVLLKRYRHSLLHAAVTGELSRGWREAQQGELEDAGELLKRILEERRAKWAASGRKGKYVEPKGPDVTGLPELPQGWVWASVEQLLSGIRTGTGEPPQDMPSEYPILRSSSVRQGQIDYSNARFISSPSPSDKLQENDLLLSRGQKSRVAG
- a CDS encoding DEAD/DEAH box helicase family protein is translated as MKPEEQARVLIDAQLNAAGWAVQDYKQANLFAADGVALREVPTAQGPCDYMLFWRGKAVGIVEAKPAGTSLVGVSEQTDKYATGLPPEIKKVMEPLPFGYEANGHEVQFRDRRDPDSRSRSVFSFHRPATLGGWIKEPSTLRERLRHFPPLARKGLRDAQVEAINNLERSFGEDRPRALIQMTMGSGKSFTAVASTYRLLKDADAKRILFLVDRGNLGDQALGEFSNFTTPDDGRKFTELYNVQRLKSNVIDTDSQVVITTIQRLYSMLRGEAEYDEGNEEHSAYELDSDQNAERLVTYNPRIPIETFDFIIADECHRSIYGTWRQVLEYFDAFLTGLTATPDARTIGFFNKNLVMEYGHERAVADNVNVNFSVYRLRTRIGEQGATVAAGEFLDYKDKRTGKKELRQLGDDFGYAAQQLDRSVVAIDQIRTVVREFKNRVLPTIFPARQYVPKTLIFAKNDAHADDIVRIVREEFGKGNDFCKKITYGVTGEKTETLIQQFRNDFNPRVVVTVDMIATGTDIKALEVLIFMRDVKSRSYFDQMKGRGTRVIDKDELQKVTSDAPFKDSFLLVDAVGVTESDKSEARPLEKQRSVPLDKLLHAVGLGGADEAALSSLAGRLARLNHTLTPAQRNEIEQEAGQTIGALVGQLLSATDPDVVQARAAQAGEPVTAATLEEAAEALRYEAAKPFGNPALRDLIVNTAQNNEVIIDIVSTDEVLPGTYTPGESGEALAKQVAAGHIETFKAFIEAHKDDIDALSIIYAQPYRKQKLTFRQIKALSKALEQDAHLTAQKLYDDYALVDGGKVKGQQARRALTDLVALVRYAVGQVEELEPFDQTVAARFDRWLAAQAGQGRVFDAEKLRWLQLIRDRIASDLDVNEEALYDLPFNELGGLKRARSVFGEEELRHLLDELSLELAA